From a single Leopardus geoffroyi isolate Oge1 chromosome E1, O.geoffroyi_Oge1_pat1.0, whole genome shotgun sequence genomic region:
- the PCGF2 gene encoding polycomb group RING finger protein 2 isoform X4: MHRTTRIKITELNPHLMCALCGGYFIDATTIVECLHSFCKTCIVRYLETNKYCPMCDVQVHKTRPLLSIRSDKTLQDIVYKLVPGLFKDEMKRRRDFYAAYPLTEVPNGSNEDRGEVLEQEKGALSDNEIVSLSIEFYEGVRDREEKKGPLENGDGDKEKQTGVRFLQCPAAMTVMHLAKFLRNKMDVPSKYKVEVLYEDEPLKEYYTLMDIAYIYPWRRNGPLPLKYRVQPACKRLTLPTAPTPSEGTNTSGASECESVSDKAPSPATLPATSSSLPSPATPCHGSPSSHGPPATHPTSPTPPATASGATTAANGGTSNCLQTPSSTSRGRKMTVNGAPVPPLT, translated from the exons ATGCATCGGACCACACGGATCAAAATCACAGAGCTGAACCCTCACCTCATGTGTGCCCTCTGCGGGGGGTACTTCATCGACGCCACTACGATCGTGGAGTGCTTGCATTCCT tctgCAAAACCTGCATCGTGCGCTACCTGGAGACCAACAAGTACTGCCCCATGTGTGATGTGCAGGTCCACAAAACCAGGCCGCTGCTGAGCATCAG ATCTGACAAAACCCTGCAAGACATCGTCTATAAACTGGTCCCTGGGCTTTTTAAAG ATGAGATGAAACGACGGCGGGATTTCTATGCAGCGTACCCCCTGACTGAAG tCCCCAACGGCTCCAATGAGGACCGCGGCGAGGTCCTGGAGCAGGAGAAGGGAGCTCTGAGCGACAACGAGATTGTCAGCCTCTCCATCGAGTTCTATGAAGGTGTCAG GGAccgggaggaaaagaaaggtccTCTGGAGAATGGGGATGGGGACAAGGAGAAG CAGACAGGGGTGCGGTTCCTGCAATGCCCAGCAGCCATGACCGTCATGCATCTCGCCAAGTTTCTTCGCAACAAGATGGATGTGCCCAGCAAATACAAG GTGGAGGTTCTATACGAGGACGAGCCACTGAAGGAGTACTACACTCTCATGGATATAGCCTACATCTATCCCTGGCGGCGG AATGGCCCTCTCCCCCTCAAGTATCGGGTCCAGCCGGCCTGCAAGCGGCTCACCTTGCCCACAGCACCCACCCCCTCGGAGGGCACCAACACCAGCGGGGCATCTGAGTGTGAGTCAGTCAGCGACAaggctcccagccctgccaccctgccagccacctcctcctcccttcccagcccagcCACCCCCTGCCATGGCTCTCCCAGCTCCCACGGGCCCCCGGCTACCCACCCTACCTCCCCTACTCCCCCTGCGACAGCCAGTGGGGCCACCACAGCTGCCAACGGGGGTACCTCGAACTGCCTGCAGACACCATCTTCCACCAGCAGGGGGCGCAAGATGACTGTCAACGGAGCTCCTGTGCCCCCCTTAACTTGA
- the PCGF2 gene encoding polycomb group RING finger protein 2 isoform X6, producing MHRTTRIKITELNPHLMCALCGGYFIDATTIVECLHSFCKTCIVRYLETNKYCPMCDVQVHKTRPLLSIRSDKTLQDIVYKLVPGLFKDEMKRRRDFYAAYPLTEVPNGSNEDRGEVLEQEKGALSDNEIVSLSIEFYEGVRDREEKKGPLENGDGDKEKTGVRFLQCPAAMTVMHLAKFLRNKMDVPSKYKVEVLYEDEPLKEYYTLMDIAYIYPWRRNGPLPLKYRVQPACKRLTLPTAPTPSEGTNTSGASECESVSDKAPSPATLPATSSSLPSPATPCHGSPSSHGPPATHPTSPTPPATASGATTAANGGTSNCLQTPSSTSRGRKMTVNGAPVPPLT from the exons ATGCATCGGACCACACGGATCAAAATCACAGAGCTGAACCCTCACCTCATGTGTGCCCTCTGCGGGGGGTACTTCATCGACGCCACTACGATCGTGGAGTGCTTGCATTCCT tctgCAAAACCTGCATCGTGCGCTACCTGGAGACCAACAAGTACTGCCCCATGTGTGATGTGCAGGTCCACAAAACCAGGCCGCTGCTGAGCATCAG ATCTGACAAAACCCTGCAAGACATCGTCTATAAACTGGTCCCTGGGCTTTTTAAAG ATGAGATGAAACGACGGCGGGATTTCTATGCAGCGTACCCCCTGACTGAAG tCCCCAACGGCTCCAATGAGGACCGCGGCGAGGTCCTGGAGCAGGAGAAGGGAGCTCTGAGCGACAACGAGATTGTCAGCCTCTCCATCGAGTTCTATGAAGGTGTCAG GGAccgggaggaaaagaaaggtccTCTGGAGAATGGGGATGGGGACAAGGAGAAG ACAGGGGTGCGGTTCCTGCAATGCCCAGCAGCCATGACCGTCATGCATCTCGCCAAGTTTCTTCGCAACAAGATGGATGTGCCCAGCAAATACAAG GTGGAGGTTCTATACGAGGACGAGCCACTGAAGGAGTACTACACTCTCATGGATATAGCCTACATCTATCCCTGGCGGCGG AATGGCCCTCTCCCCCTCAAGTATCGGGTCCAGCCGGCCTGCAAGCGGCTCACCTTGCCCACAGCACCCACCCCCTCGGAGGGCACCAACACCAGCGGGGCATCTGAGTGTGAGTCAGTCAGCGACAaggctcccagccctgccaccctgccagccacctcctcctcccttcccagcccagcCACCCCCTGCCATGGCTCTCCCAGCTCCCACGGGCCCCCGGCTACCCACCCTACCTCCCCTACTCCCCCTGCGACAGCCAGTGGGGCCACCACAGCTGCCAACGGGGGTACCTCGAACTGCCTGCAGACACCATCTTCCACCAGCAGGGGGCGCAAGATGACTGTCAACGGAGCTCCTGTGCCCCCCTTAACTTGA
- the PCGF2 gene encoding polycomb group RING finger protein 2 isoform X1 — MVSLKVARVSRAPVPGEYSRGARRSQPHARSQSALGGREQKPRASGQTLGGVDCGRGSWASGFLIPLSFLRVTLPRPPAPHPGIMHRTTRIKITELNPHLMCALCGGYFIDATTIVECLHSFCKTCIVRYLETNKYCPMCDVQVHKTRPLLSIRSDKTLQDIVYKLVPGLFKDEMKRRRDFYAAYPLTEVPNGSNEDRGEVLEQEKGALSDNEIVSLSIEFYEGVRDREEKKGPLENGDGDKEKQTGVRFLQCPAAMTVMHLAKFLRNKMDVPSKYKVEVLYEDEPLKEYYTLMDIAYIYPWRRNGPLPLKYRVQPACKRLTLPTAPTPSEGTNTSGASECESVSDKAPSPATLPATSSSLPSPATPCHGSPSSHGPPATHPTSPTPPATASGATTAANGGTSNCLQTPSSTSRGRKMTVNGAPVPPLT; from the exons ATGGTGTCGCTCAAGGTGGCACGCGTCTCCAGAGCCCCCGTACCCGGTGAATACTCAAGAGGGGCCAGGAGGAGCCAACCCCATGCACGTAGCCAGTCTGCCCTCGGAGGCAGAGAGCAAAAGCCTCGCGCTTCGGGACAGACGTTGGGTGGTGTGGACTGTGGGAGGGGCTCTTGGGCCTCTGGGTTTCTGATTCCACTTTCATTTCTCAGGGTGACGctccccaggccccctgccccccaccccggcatcATGCATCGGACCACACGGATCAAAATCACAGAGCTGAACCCTCACCTCATGTGTGCCCTCTGCGGGGGGTACTTCATCGACGCCACTACGATCGTGGAGTGCTTGCATTCCT tctgCAAAACCTGCATCGTGCGCTACCTGGAGACCAACAAGTACTGCCCCATGTGTGATGTGCAGGTCCACAAAACCAGGCCGCTGCTGAGCATCAG ATCTGACAAAACCCTGCAAGACATCGTCTATAAACTGGTCCCTGGGCTTTTTAAAG ATGAGATGAAACGACGGCGGGATTTCTATGCAGCGTACCCCCTGACTGAAG tCCCCAACGGCTCCAATGAGGACCGCGGCGAGGTCCTGGAGCAGGAGAAGGGAGCTCTGAGCGACAACGAGATTGTCAGCCTCTCCATCGAGTTCTATGAAGGTGTCAG GGAccgggaggaaaagaaaggtccTCTGGAGAATGGGGATGGGGACAAGGAGAAG CAGACAGGGGTGCGGTTCCTGCAATGCCCAGCAGCCATGACCGTCATGCATCTCGCCAAGTTTCTTCGCAACAAGATGGATGTGCCCAGCAAATACAAG GTGGAGGTTCTATACGAGGACGAGCCACTGAAGGAGTACTACACTCTCATGGATATAGCCTACATCTATCCCTGGCGGCGG AATGGCCCTCTCCCCCTCAAGTATCGGGTCCAGCCGGCCTGCAAGCGGCTCACCTTGCCCACAGCACCCACCCCCTCGGAGGGCACCAACACCAGCGGGGCATCTGAGTGTGAGTCAGTCAGCGACAaggctcccagccctgccaccctgccagccacctcctcctcccttcccagcccagcCACCCCCTGCCATGGCTCTCCCAGCTCCCACGGGCCCCCGGCTACCCACCCTACCTCCCCTACTCCCCCTGCGACAGCCAGTGGGGCCACCACAGCTGCCAACGGGGGTACCTCGAACTGCCTGCAGACACCATCTTCCACCAGCAGGGGGCGCAAGATGACTGTCAACGGAGCTCCTGTGCCCCCCTTAACTTGA
- the PCGF2 gene encoding polycomb group RING finger protein 2 isoform X3 — MEPDGVAQGGTRLQSPRTRVTLPRPPAPHPGIMHRTTRIKITELNPHLMCALCGGYFIDATTIVECLHSFCKTCIVRYLETNKYCPMCDVQVHKTRPLLSIRSDKTLQDIVYKLVPGLFKDEMKRRRDFYAAYPLTEVPNGSNEDRGEVLEQEKGALSDNEIVSLSIEFYEGVRDREEKKGPLENGDGDKEKTGVRFLQCPAAMTVMHLAKFLRNKMDVPSKYKVEVLYEDEPLKEYYTLMDIAYIYPWRRNGPLPLKYRVQPACKRLTLPTAPTPSEGTNTSGASECESVSDKAPSPATLPATSSSLPSPATPCHGSPSSHGPPATHPTSPTPPATASGATTAANGGTSNCLQTPSSTSRGRKMTVNGAPVPPLT; from the exons CGATGGTGTCGCTCAAGGTGGCACGCGTCTCCAGAGCCCCCGTACCCG GGTGACGctccccaggccccctgccccccaccccggcatcATGCATCGGACCACACGGATCAAAATCACAGAGCTGAACCCTCACCTCATGTGTGCCCTCTGCGGGGGGTACTTCATCGACGCCACTACGATCGTGGAGTGCTTGCATTCCT tctgCAAAACCTGCATCGTGCGCTACCTGGAGACCAACAAGTACTGCCCCATGTGTGATGTGCAGGTCCACAAAACCAGGCCGCTGCTGAGCATCAG ATCTGACAAAACCCTGCAAGACATCGTCTATAAACTGGTCCCTGGGCTTTTTAAAG ATGAGATGAAACGACGGCGGGATTTCTATGCAGCGTACCCCCTGACTGAAG tCCCCAACGGCTCCAATGAGGACCGCGGCGAGGTCCTGGAGCAGGAGAAGGGAGCTCTGAGCGACAACGAGATTGTCAGCCTCTCCATCGAGTTCTATGAAGGTGTCAG GGAccgggaggaaaagaaaggtccTCTGGAGAATGGGGATGGGGACAAGGAGAAG ACAGGGGTGCGGTTCCTGCAATGCCCAGCAGCCATGACCGTCATGCATCTCGCCAAGTTTCTTCGCAACAAGATGGATGTGCCCAGCAAATACAAG GTGGAGGTTCTATACGAGGACGAGCCACTGAAGGAGTACTACACTCTCATGGATATAGCCTACATCTATCCCTGGCGGCGG AATGGCCCTCTCCCCCTCAAGTATCGGGTCCAGCCGGCCTGCAAGCGGCTCACCTTGCCCACAGCACCCACCCCCTCGGAGGGCACCAACACCAGCGGGGCATCTGAGTGTGAGTCAGTCAGCGACAaggctcccagccctgccaccctgccagccacctcctcctcccttcccagcccagcCACCCCCTGCCATGGCTCTCCCAGCTCCCACGGGCCCCCGGCTACCCACCCTACCTCCCCTACTCCCCCTGCGACAGCCAGTGGGGCCACCACAGCTGCCAACGGGGGTACCTCGAACTGCCTGCAGACACCATCTTCCACCAGCAGGGGGCGCAAGATGACTGTCAACGGAGCTCCTGTGCCCCCCTTAACTTGA
- the PCGF2 gene encoding polycomb group RING finger protein 2 isoform X2 — translation MEPDGVAQGGTRLQSPRTRVTLPRPPAPHPGIMHRTTRIKITELNPHLMCALCGGYFIDATTIVECLHSFCKTCIVRYLETNKYCPMCDVQVHKTRPLLSIRSDKTLQDIVYKLVPGLFKDEMKRRRDFYAAYPLTEVPNGSNEDRGEVLEQEKGALSDNEIVSLSIEFYEGVRDREEKKGPLENGDGDKEKQTGVRFLQCPAAMTVMHLAKFLRNKMDVPSKYKVEVLYEDEPLKEYYTLMDIAYIYPWRRNGPLPLKYRVQPACKRLTLPTAPTPSEGTNTSGASECESVSDKAPSPATLPATSSSLPSPATPCHGSPSSHGPPATHPTSPTPPATASGATTAANGGTSNCLQTPSSTSRGRKMTVNGAPVPPLT, via the exons CGATGGTGTCGCTCAAGGTGGCACGCGTCTCCAGAGCCCCCGTACCCG GGTGACGctccccaggccccctgccccccaccccggcatcATGCATCGGACCACACGGATCAAAATCACAGAGCTGAACCCTCACCTCATGTGTGCCCTCTGCGGGGGGTACTTCATCGACGCCACTACGATCGTGGAGTGCTTGCATTCCT tctgCAAAACCTGCATCGTGCGCTACCTGGAGACCAACAAGTACTGCCCCATGTGTGATGTGCAGGTCCACAAAACCAGGCCGCTGCTGAGCATCAG ATCTGACAAAACCCTGCAAGACATCGTCTATAAACTGGTCCCTGGGCTTTTTAAAG ATGAGATGAAACGACGGCGGGATTTCTATGCAGCGTACCCCCTGACTGAAG tCCCCAACGGCTCCAATGAGGACCGCGGCGAGGTCCTGGAGCAGGAGAAGGGAGCTCTGAGCGACAACGAGATTGTCAGCCTCTCCATCGAGTTCTATGAAGGTGTCAG GGAccgggaggaaaagaaaggtccTCTGGAGAATGGGGATGGGGACAAGGAGAAG CAGACAGGGGTGCGGTTCCTGCAATGCCCAGCAGCCATGACCGTCATGCATCTCGCCAAGTTTCTTCGCAACAAGATGGATGTGCCCAGCAAATACAAG GTGGAGGTTCTATACGAGGACGAGCCACTGAAGGAGTACTACACTCTCATGGATATAGCCTACATCTATCCCTGGCGGCGG AATGGCCCTCTCCCCCTCAAGTATCGGGTCCAGCCGGCCTGCAAGCGGCTCACCTTGCCCACAGCACCCACCCCCTCGGAGGGCACCAACACCAGCGGGGCATCTGAGTGTGAGTCAGTCAGCGACAaggctcccagccctgccaccctgccagccacctcctcctcccttcccagcccagcCACCCCCTGCCATGGCTCTCCCAGCTCCCACGGGCCCCCGGCTACCCACCCTACCTCCCCTACTCCCCCTGCGACAGCCAGTGGGGCCACCACAGCTGCCAACGGGGGTACCTCGAACTGCCTGCAGACACCATCTTCCACCAGCAGGGGGCGCAAGATGACTGTCAACGGAGCTCCTGTGCCCCCCTTAACTTGA